TAGAGGGCGTCTCCACTCAAAATGAGTCCATTGAAagttacacatgtacagtgcGATACAAGTGTATTCatagttttgaataaaagtGAACACCGATCTCTtcttttatatttaatttactgTTGAAAAAaacgttaccatggtaatatcttCTTCAGTCTATATTGTCTGACGATGGAGTAGAACCGATATAATTTCATCCCTATAGCTTTCTCTGTCTTAACCAATACTAATCTGTGTGTTCATTTCAGCCTTATCAGAGTGTTTCGTAAACGACGACTTCTATTGTGAAGAATCGGAAAATTTCTGGAAATCTATTGATGGAGTTACTTGCCATTACAAGGTAATCATTGCATGAGAATAGATCAAACGGTCATAGCGTGAATGGTGGTTGTGAAATAAACTTATCGTTATTTTGGACTTTCTGATGACAACATACATGGTTATAGCTTGGATTTAGTCATGTTACAAATACCTCAATCACATAAAAccatttcatatttactgtagtATGTAGTGTAAATCTTCATGGCtgaatatttgatttcatattAAAAATCATTTCTGTAATtctatagtctgtaaggtacgccgtgacggggcgccctcacacatcggtcaacccttcCCAGACAgaggtgagaggaggccggtgagggcggaacgacacgacgtatcttacagtctagtaattCTATTGATGATGACgaaaatatatttaaacagAGATCTGTACTATCACACGTAGGCAAATTAAACGAATGACtcaatgatatttttttggATGAGACCCGAAATTTATGTCATGAAAATAATTGTGTTAACCGACATGATTATGAGTTGTATGTTTTTAAAAGATTGAAAACAGTGTCTGGAACTGGAATATACAACTTTATATTGTAACCTATCCTGTATATACACGACAACCACTGTGTACTCGATCCACCAGACGACGGATCACAGGCGATGTGATATTTCATGTCTTTAATGAGATTTTTACGATTTTATAAACCTTCGTACCGTAAAATACGCTCTTCGGTACTTTGAACGGATGAATAAATGCGGTTTTTCTTGCACGGAAACATCGGAAGGTCATTCAGTAGTTGCAAAACCATAAagattttatcatttcactgtCTTGCCCGATTGACCTATCATGACATTTCCTCATCTCTCTTAACACGTTCCCCGTATGTAACGTCAGACGTGACGTCAATGGATTCAGTCATATCGCATATGGTTATATCAGGGAACTGACTTATATAGTCAGGGGGAGCTACAGTCAGTAAAAGAGAAGTTCGTATATTCGAATGTTGATGGACATCACGTTGaggtcgccccccccccccgatacgTTTGTACAGGGTATGTTACAACTGATAACGTATCAACCCAATAATGTAGTAAACATTGACTGATACAGTATGAAAACAACCGGTGATGTCAACCAAGCACTTCAATAAAGTCCACCGCATACCACTAAACTGTACCGTACGTACTTCACAACAACATATCCGCcccggaggggggggggggtactccccaCATTGTCAGACAGGGTGTGAAGCCCAAGTTCAAAACAGCTACCCACATATAATCCAAAAACAAACCCATTGTTAGTGATTTTCAGTCACAACCATATTCTGATATTCTGATGCTGTGAAGGCAGTGTTATAGCATGGAGAAGGATTCCATGTTATCAACGCCATAGTCAGGGAGATGAAAATTCGACCCATGGTTTGGGATTTTCCCGTGAAAATGGACACATTTTGGCGGCGCATACCTGTATACCGTTTTATGTGATGGGAATACCCTTTCCGGGCATATCACTCGCCATCGTACCATACATGCACTTAATTCAACACCGAAATTCATTTTGCAGCTCTACGCGGTTCGAATTTAGAATGCATACCAAgacttttgatattttttgaaaacacaaattTGACTAACGTTGTCTTCTTTATCTTACTCTGTATACAATACAGTACTGGGAGAAATTCCTTGATGCAATGAAGTTAGCATTCCCTGATGACCCACACCTGAAGACAGTAAAAAATAATAGGGTTTTCAAACTATTACATCACGTCTTCGTCACTAAAGGTATGTATTAATGAAGAAGTCTCAAACATAGACTGGCAAAGTTGTGATTTTgatttcatgtatttatttatttctggtGTTCGTGAATAAAAATACTGAAATCTCGCGTGACCATGAAACCTCGTTCTCATCTGAATCGCCAGTCTTGATTCCGATGAAAACCACGTCTGTAACAACGCAAGATTTCAGATTTCACGCACAAATTTCAGAGCGATAATTATCCACAAGTTGAGTTGCATGCTCAAGCGATTTGTACTACACAAAGAAATATGCACTGTGGTTTACATGGTTTTCAACGTacccatttacatgtaaataactcCAGTAACATGATTTCATACACCAAATTAGTCATACTCTGTTCAATTCCAATGTTATTGTCAATGTGTGTTACTTTCCCTTTGTATTTGATCCAGGGGATAAACGTGACCAAATCGAAGTTGGAAAATTTACCAAATTGTTGGGATGGTTTGGTCCATTCAAGAAGCAAGGAAATGGGCATTGTATTTGTCTACACAATGTAAGAGTAAAGATTATTGCAGTGTATGCTTGCTATTAATTCTGAGTGCTCTCTGTCGGGTGGAAGTAACAGTATTCATTTCATCTTTCGTTATAATGACTGATAAATAAACCATCTAACCTGTCTGAtagaatttatattttgaaatccaTATTTTGAAATCGTAATagtacaccaccaccaccaccaccaccaccaccaccaccaccaccaccaccaccaccaccaacaacaacaacaacaacaacaacaacaacaacaacaccagcaATATCaataccaccatcaccaccatcacatGCACCACCCTCATCTTCccctcctcctccccctcctTCTTCCCCTCCTACTCCTCCTCCGCCTGTGGAGTAGGGGCCACAAGTTTTCTCCAACCACAACGATTATTGgcaagtgtagcatgtacagatGCATAGAGCAATTGAGTAATAAACATAAGTAGATAATATTTTTGATGTTTATTACTGTAGGTACACACACTTATAGAAGGCAGTAGGTCAAAGAAGGGCAAACATGAAATGCAAAGGTAGGAATTTCCCTTGTATTTcatatgttttgtgtttttttgaaTTGATTCTGTTGCACTACGTGCCTGCATATGTATGATGTTATGTATAATGTGCCTGCATATGTATGCTGTTATTGTTGACCATTGCACGGttatattattttctatatTGATAGTCAGTGTCAAAACTCCTTGAGTTAGGGTTTGAGATCAACGTCAGAGACAAAGATCAGATATTAAAGTTCAAGAATGGTGTATAAAACATTCTTGCCAACTTTCTGTCCATGCTCCATCAATGAAACTGCTAGTGGCAAATCGTAATGATGTCAGTTGTACATATTTCGAGTTCAACAAATCCATAGATAtattaaagtttattttaataacGAAGGGCTTTCGATGTTATGTGCAATTTTTAATGTTTCCACTTCTTATACAGTTGGTTTGGAGGATATATGGACCAAACACAGGCTGAAGATTACCTTGCTGGTCAACCAAAAGGAACGTTCCTACTTCGCTTCAGTGAAAGTCTGGCTGAGCAAGGAGGATTTTCATTGGCTGTTAAATCATCAGAGGCTGACAcagttcatttgaatattttggtAAGTAGATACATACTATGACACGTATCCAAATCACTAAATATTACCATATTATTTGGTCT
The sequence above is drawn from the Glandiceps talaboti chromosome 21, keGlaTala1.1, whole genome shotgun sequence genome and encodes:
- the LOC144451360 gene encoding uncharacterized protein LOC144451360, with protein sequence MDQIDAEPVREVDDLASPMQETESNDAKQTDAVAVAAARTEGNLPLVVEGDDDHMARYLADCEKNMSVQESDKNASSAPSFSDSFNSQMSLSECFVNDDFYCEESENFWKSIDGVTCHYKYWEKFLDAMKLAFPDDPHLKTVKNNRVFKLLHHVFVTKGDKRDQIEVGKFTKLLGWFGPFKKQGNGHCICLHNVHTLIEGSRSKKGKHEMQSWFGGYMDQTQAEDYLAGQPKGTFLLRFSESLAEQGGFSLAVKSSEADTVHLNILGDPKKGAKESPYKAYLHLDGEADMYNDLVTFVERRLRADPVITFGEDEVYCRKTCPNLPLNAQFTGYRKASKAK